The following proteins come from a genomic window of Triticum aestivum cultivar Chinese Spring chromosome 6A, IWGSC CS RefSeq v2.1, whole genome shotgun sequence:
- the LOC123128937 gene encoding 3-ketoacyl-CoA synthase 12, translated as MELLPLLTVLLLAHAAAYLAWQAMARARRARCYLLDFACHKPSDDRKVTTEMAGAVIERNKRLGMPDYRFLLKVIVNSGIGEHTYCPRNVLDGREECATHYDALEEMDAFFDDAVRAVFEKTGVSPRDVDLVVLNVGSFSPAPSLAARVVARFGMREDVQAYNLSGMGCSAGLVSVDLARQVMLTRPRTMALVVTSESCAPNWYNGTDKSMMLGNCLFRCGGGAALLTNDPAYRSRAKMELRCLVRAHIGAHDDAHAAAVHCEDADGRLGVSLSKALPKAAVRAFSENLQRLAPRILPAAELARFTVRLLARKLMRRKLKFEGPKINFKTGVDHFCLHPGGTAVIEAVRKNLGLNSYDVEPATMTLHRWGNTSASSLWYVLSYMEAKRRLKAGDRVLMVTFGSGFKCNSCYWEVSKDLDDAGAWEDCIDDYPPETMVNPYTEKFGWVNDLQGQGGAFPF; from the coding sequence AtggagctgctgccgctgctgacgGTGCTGCTGCTGGCGCACGCGGCGGCGTACCTGGCCTGGCAGGCCATGGCGCGCGCGCGGCGGGCGCGCTGCTACCTGCTCGACTTCGCCTGCCACAAGCCCTCCGACGACCGCAAGGTCACCACCGAGATGGCGGGCGCCGTCATCGAGCGCAACAAGCGCCTCGGCATGCCCGACTACCGCTTCCTGCTCAAGGTCATCGTCAactccggcatcggcgagcacaCCTACTGCCCGCGCAACGTGCTCGACGGCCGCGAGGAGTGCGCCACCCACTACGACGCGCTCGAGGAGATGGACGCCTTCTTCGACGACGCCGTGCGCGCCGTGTTCGAGAAGACGGGCGTGTCGCCGCGAGACGTGGACCTGGTCGTGCTCAATGTCGGGTCCTTCTCGCCGGCGCCGTCGCTGGCGGCGCGGGTCGTGGCCCGGTTCGGGATGCGGGAGGACGTCCAGGCGTACAACCTGTCCGGCATGGGGTGCAGCGCGGGCCTCGTGTCCGTGGATCTCGCGCGGCAGGTCATGCTCACCCGCCCGCGCACCATGGCGCTGGTGGTCACCTCCGAGTCCTGCGCCCCCAACTGGTACAACGGCACCGACAAGTCCATGATGCTCGGCAACTGCCTCTTCcgctgcggcggcggcgccgcgCTGCTCACCAACGACCCGGCCTACCGGTCCCGGGCCAAGATGGAGCTGCGCTGCCTCGTGCGCGCGCACATCGGCGCCCACGACGACGCGCACGCCGCTGCCGTGCACTGCGAGGACGCCGACGGCCGCCTCGGGGTCAGCCTCAGCAAGGCGCTCCCCAAGGCCGCTGTGCGCGCCTTCAGCGAGAACCTCCAGCGCCTGGCGCCGCGCATCCTGCCGGCCGCCGAGCTCGCGCGCTTCACCGTGCGCCTTCTGGCGCGCAAGCTCATGCGCCGGAAGCTCAAGTTCGAGGGCCCCAAGATCAACTTCAAGACGGGGGTGGATCACTTCTGCCTCCACCCCGGCGGGACGGCGGTCATCGAGGCGGTGAGGAAGAACCTGGGGCTCAACAGCTACGACGTCGAGCCGGCGACCATGACGCTGCACCGGTGGGGGAACACGTCGGCGAGCAGCCTGTGGTACGTGCTGTCCTACATGGAGGCGAAGCGGCGGCTCAAAGCAGGGGACAGGGTGCTCATGGTCACCTTCGGCTCCGGGTTCAAGTGCAACAGCTGCTACTGGGAGGTTAGCAAGGacctcgacgacgccggcgccTGGGAAGACTGCATCGACGACTACCCGCCGGAGACCATGGTCAACCCCTACACGGAGAAGTTCGGATGGGTCAACGACCTACAGGGCCAGGGAGGCGCCTTCCCATTCTAA